The Coccidioides posadasii str. Silveira chromosome 2, complete sequence genomic interval ATGCTTGATGAAGGGCCTAGAAACAGGCGTTCCAGGCACGAACCGCTGGAAGCAGAAGCTAGTGTGCTGGACCTGCTGGACCTGCTGGAGCAGATTATTTATGAGTTAGAGACAACAGCACCTATGGAAGCTGGAGCAAGACCATTGGAAGGCGATCAGAAAAGTTTCTTCCAGGAAGAACTCGAACAAGGGCAGTCACACTTCGACCGGTTTGACTAGGTTTATCAAGAACAGAATGCTCAACTTGAGTCAGAGCGAGAGCAACCTGAACAGGAGGCTCAATCCCGAACCAGGACCATCACTGTTACAGGTTTATCCGGCGTCTCCCAGCCCCACGGTGATGCCGGGAGAGGATATAGGTAATCCTCGGCAAGAAGAACTCCGCCAAAAGGCCCGAGGCCTACCAGGACAGGGATATACTCCTAGTGACCTACTTAAAAACCGGCCGTTAGAAATCAGCACACTCGACAATGTCCCGCGACCGGATCAACTAGAGCAGGCATTCCGTGAGCAACTACACGGGGCCCATGAAGAACAAGAGGCCCTAGAGCTAGAACTAGAGCAAGAGCGGCTTGAACAGGAACTCAATGTCTCACAGTGTGAGATTTTGTCTCAGCTAGAATCATCACCGCAGCAGCATCACGTGGAGTCTTCCTCCGAGCCCAAGAC includes:
- a CDS encoding uncharacterized protein (EggNog:ENOG410Q5H2), producing MLNLSQSESNLNRRLNPEPGPSLLQVYPASPSPTVMPGEDIGNPRQEELRQKARGLPGQGYTPSDLLKNRPLEISTLDNVPRPDQLEQAFREQLHGAHEEQEALELELEQERLEQELNVSQCEILSQLESSPQQHHVESSSEPKTGLKHGSSMQEGADQLTLDPQGQEESMSGRTGKPSLEINTHVQPEQEIKQVRDIHSHAERPVTQFDFQNLEAGSEGDFGNRDGNSSNILPAGQRTG